A region from the Aegilops tauschii subsp. strangulata cultivar AL8/78 chromosome 5, Aet v6.0, whole genome shotgun sequence genome encodes:
- the LOC109736217 gene encoding 2-oxoglutarate-dependent dioxygenase 19 has product MTAPEKYLEERPNELNLRYPARNHARRRTDSKLSHGNHLHDCHRSSPACAMHTQIMGMASAPRYSAQPNGASSEQDGIPVVDLAVLLNGDAGERSQAIRHLGRACQDWGFFMVTNHGVHEALQSALMDACKELFGLPPEQKAEFMDAGPMDPVRFGTGFNSAVDGARYWRDYVKMFAHPELHCPAKPDTLRGVAAEYAARTRGLLLELTAAISESLGLEGGRIAERLDLGSCFQILVGNHYPPSGGPDDDGAVGLPAHSDHGLLTLLFQNGVDGLQVKHDGRWLLAEPIPGAFFVIAGDQPEIGSNGRYKGVLHRALVDRAQARMLCVSLIGPCLDAVVEPVPELAVAPLRLEYMGVEYRDYMEHQQSNKLNEKGALDLVRVQTAETLGNF; this is encoded by the exons ATGACCGCACCCGAAAAATATCTGGAGGAACGGCCAAACGAGCTGAACTTGCGATATCCCGCACGGAACCATGCACGACGACGTACAGACAGCAAATTGAGCCACGGCAACCACCTGCATGACTGCCACAGATCTTCCCCGGCCTGTGCTATGCACACTCAAATCATGGGCATGGCCTCTGCTCCTCGCTACTCTGCCCAACCCAACGGAGCTTCCAGTGAGCAGGACGGCATCCCCGTCGTCGACTTGGCCGTCCTCCTCAACGGCGACGCCGGCGAACGGTCGCAGGCGATCCGGCACCTCGGCCGGGCGTGCCAAGACTGGGGCTTCTTCATG GTGACCAACCATGGGGTGCACGAGGCTCTCCAGAGCGCGCTCATGGACGCGTGCAAGGAGCTGTTCGGCCTACCACCGGAGCAAAAGGCGGAGTTCATGGACGCCGGCCCGATGGACCCCGTCCGCTTCGGCACGGGCTTCAACTCCGCCGTCGATGGCGCCAGGTACTGGCGGGACTACGTCAAGATGTTCGCGCACCCCGAGCTCCACTGCCCCGCCAAGCCCGACACCCTGCGGGGCGTGGCCGCGGAGTACGCGGCGCGCACCAGGGGCCTGCTGCTGGAGCTCACGGCGGCCATCTCCGAGAGCCTGGGGCTCGAAGGCGGCCGCATCGCTGAGCGCCTCGACCTGGGGTCCTGCTTCCAGATCCTCGTCGGCAACCATTACCCACCTAGCGGTGGCCCCGACGACGATGGGGCAGTCGGGCTGCCGGCTCACTCTGACCACGGCCTCCTCACTCTGCTCTTCCAGAACGGCGTCGATGGCCTCCAAGTCAAGCACGACGGCCGGTGGCTCCTCGCAGAGCCCATCCCCGGCGCATTCTTCGTCATCGCCGGCGATCAGCCGGAG ATTGGGAGCAATGGAAGGTACAAGGGTGTGCTCCACCGCGCACTGGTCGACCGCGCGCAGGCGAGGATGTTGTGCGTGAGCCTGATCGGGCCGTGCCTGGACGCCGTCGTCGAGCCAGTGCCGGAGCTAGCCGTGGCACCCCTGCGCCTGGAGTACATGGGCGTCGAGTACAGGGACTACATGGAACACCAGCAGAGTAACAAGCTCAACGAGAAGGGAGCGCTGGACCTCGTTCGGGTGCAGACTGCAGAAACGCTTGgcaatttttga